Within Natronobacterium texcoconense, the genomic segment TTCGCGTCCTTGGCGAGTTCGCCGACCTCGGAGACCAGATCGAGTAACCTGAACGCGGGCGGCGTCTCGAGGTCGTACTCGTCCACGAACTCCGCCACCTGACGTTGTGCGTCGTCCATATCTCTCGGTAGCGCGTCGATCCGGAAACTGTTTCGAAATCCACACTATCCTCGCCTCGGATCGATGTACCATGCCCACGCCCGCTCTCGATGCAGTCGAGACGACCGCCATCGAAGCCTGCAAAGCCGGCGGCACGTACCTGCGTGATGCCTACCGATCCGGGAACACGACCGCCGATGCCGGGGAACACGACGTCAAGTCGAGCGCGGATACGGCCGCCGAGGAGCGTATCCTCGCGGTGATCCGCGATCGGTTCCCGGATCACCCGCTCGAGGCCGAAGAGTCCGGCATCCACGAGGGAAGCGGTCGATACCGATGGCTCGTCGATCCGCTCGACGGAACGAACAACTTCGAGGCCGGACTGCCGTCGTTCGCGACGGGGATCACGGTACTCGACCTGAAAGACGACAACGACCCTGAACCCGTCCTCGGCGTCGTCTACGCCCCCGTCAGCGACGACCTCTACGTCGGGCGTCGCGGTCGCGGCGTCCGTCACGACGGTCAGCCGGTTACAGCCGACAGCGACCTCGAGCCGGCCGCCGCGACGATCGTCTCGGTCATCGGCCACGACGTGAAACGAGACCCCGAGCACGCGGCGGTCTCGGCAGCGATCAACCGATCGATCGAGGACCGGTGTAAACGTCGCCTCGAGAGCTGGAGTCCGACGGTCCACTGGGGGCTGCTCGCGCGCGGTCGGCTCGACGGCATCGTCTGCTATCGGCCGGATCGGGAGGAACAGTTACTCGGGGAGCTGTTTTCGGCGGAGAGTGGCCTCCGGACGGCCGCCGGTGACGAGTGGTTCGTCGCCGCCGGAAACGACGCCGTCTTCGACGCTGTCCGGGAAATCGCCCTCGAGCACGCCTAGTCGTCTTCGGCCATCGGTGGCGACGTGACTGCCGGTTGCTGCTCGCTCTCGACCGTCTCTTCGATGGGGCCGATCGCGTCGAGGTCGTCCGCGTCGAGATCCGAGAGTTCGCGTTCGAAGAACTCGCGGTGCTCGAGGATCGTCTCCTCGTCCCACTCCCACCACTCGAGTTCGAGCAGTCGCTCTCGGACCGCTTCGGGGAATCGCCACTTGATGTGTTCGGCCGGGACGCCAGCAACGACGGAGTACGGCTCCACGTCGCCGGTGACGACGGAACCGGCACCCACGATCGCGCCGTCGCCGATCGTCACGCCGGTGAGGACGGTCGTCCCGGCACCGATCCAGACGTCGTTGCCGACCGTGATCGGCCCGTCGTCGGTCGGCGGTAGTTCGCTGTCTAACACCTCGCTGTACAGCTTCATCTGTTGGGAGGGCTGGGTCGTCTTGTGGTTGGTCTGCTGGAACGTGCTCTCCCTGGCGATCGCACAGTAGTTGCCGAACTCGACGTCGCCGACGACGTCGCAGTCGGGTTCGAGGTTGGTTCGTCGCCCAATACTGACGTCGCCCCCGACGACACAGCCACGGCTCAACCGCACGTACGGCCCCAGGTCGACCGCTCCCCGGAGCAGACAGCCGACCGAAATCCGGGCGGTCGGATCGACGTCGAGTCGGGTCGACTCCGAGTACCGGTTGACGAGTTCGTGGGCCGCGGTCGGATACCCCAGTACCGACAGCGACCGGTGGAGCAGCGTCTCGAGGGTCACGCCTATGCCATGGACGATCCGCTACATATAGTTCACTCGACTATCGTTACTATTCATCGCGAGAAACCATTCGAAGGCCGTCACTACCGGCGTTAGGGCCAGCTATCGCCGCCGGTAGGCCAACCTAACGCGACGGATCGCTGCCCCGTGCCTGCCACCGAACGTCGGTAGGCACAAGCGGTTTGTCCGCCGGGAGAGAGATCATCGACTATGAGCGAGACGACTGCCGAGATCGTACTGTTCGACGGCTTCGACGAACTCGACGCCATCGGTCCATACGAAGTTCTCGAGAACGGGGCCGAACTGGGTGCCGACCTCGAGACGCGACTCGTCACCCTCGAGGGCGACACGGACGAGGACGGACTCGTCACCGCGAGTCACGGACTCCGCGTCGAACCCGAAGGGACGCTGGGCGAACCGGACCTGCTCGTCGTCCCCGGCGGTGGGTGGACGACGGAGGGTGGCGTTCGGGCGGTCGTCGAGGACGGTTCGATTCCGGCGGCCGTCGACGAGTGTTACACGGCCGGCGCGACCGTCGCGTCGGTCTGTACCGGCGGGATGATCCTCTCGGAAGCGGGCCTGCTCGAGGGCCGACCGGCCGCCACCCACCACGTCGCGGTCGACGACCTCGCAGACACGGACGCGAACGTGGTCGACGAACGTGTTGTCGACGATGGCGACGTGCTCACCGCGGGCGGCGTCACGTCGGGGATCGACCTGGCGCTGTGGATTCTGGAACGGGAGTTCGGCGAGGACGTCGCGGACGCGGTCTCCGAGCGGATGGTTCACGAGCGACGCGGCGAGGTGTTCGGCTGATCGATGTCCGCAGTCCTGTTCGACATGGACGGCGTTCTCGTCGACAGCGAAGACTACTGGGTTCAGTTCGAACGCGAGGAGATCCTGCCGGCCGCAGTCCCGGACGACGACGTCGACCTCGCCGAACTCAGCGGGATGAACTACCGCGATATCTACGACTATCTCGAGGCCGAGTACGGAACCGCGATCACGCGCGAGGAGTTCGTCGAGCGGTTCACCGAGGCCGCCGAGGAGATCTACACCGAGCGAGTGGCGCTGCTGGACGGGACGCGCGACCTGCTCGAGCGACTCGACGAGCGGGACGTTCCCACGGCGGTCGTCTCCTCGTCACCCCACGACTGGATCGGCATGGTACTCGAGCGGTTCGACCTCGAGGACGAGTTCGATCACGTGATCAGCGCCGACGACATCGAGGCGGCGAGCAAACCGGCGCCGGACGTCTTCGAGTATGCGGCCGGGGAGGTCGGGGTTCCGGCCGAGGAGTGTGTCGTCGTCGAGGACTCCGAGAACGGAATCGAGGCGGCCGCGCGAGCGGGGACGTACGTCGTCGCCTACCGGATCGACGCCCACGGCGACATCGACCGCTCGCCAGCGGATGCCGTCGTCGACGCACCGGACGGAATTCGGGAGACAATTCTGAAACTGACCGACTGAGTCGATATCAATTGGCATTGGATCGAGGTGAGCCGGTACGAGCCCACCGTTCACGTTCTGTGCTCTCCGCTGACGTAGCCGTCCATGAAGAACAACAGTCCGCGGACGCCGACCGCAAGGATGAGCACGACACCGCTGTTCAGGTGCGGGAAGAACGCGCGCCAGTCGAGCAGGCCAGCAGCCGCGGTAACTGAATCCATCGCGACCCATCGAAAAGATACAAATTCAAGAGAAAGATGTGTGTTTACCGTTCACAGTTCATTGACTCGACTATCTCGTCACATGGATGGGGTGAAAATTCGACATCTTCATTGCTCCACGAGGGTGAGGGTCTGATACGGACCGCCACACAATTTTCGTGGTCGATATGTGGGACATCAAATGACTCCCATTCACTATTTTCTCGGCGGGCTTTAATCTCAAATTGACTTCGGCTTGCTGACCAGTCACAATCGGGGAGACTGTAAGTGGTATCGCCTCCTTCTGGTTCTGTTAATTCATGGATGGATGAGTGTACTCTCGTACCGTTTTCGAACACTTCGAGCTCGATACGCTGTGGTTCATCGGTTGGGTTTTCTAGCACGACCGTCCCAAGTTCGATAGCCTTGTTAGATGACAGCATGCACCCTGCACATAGACTCATAAGCCCACCACAAAGAAGTGATCTTCTAAAAATCGTCTCCATTACTTCTCATTACTTCAGAGTCAGCTAATAATTTTCCGATATAATTTCGCGTCTTCTTTCCTCTTTCGCCTGAGAGTCATATACCGTTCCAGTTTCGCTTGAGACTTGTCGAAGTGCGGGTAGCCCGTGTTCGCCCGCCGGACGGGCAACCCCAGCGAATCAGCCTTCGATCAAACGTGCCAGGGCGGTCGCGGATCGGGTCGATCTCGAGGATCGTCATGAGATCGGCCCGCGAGATCAGGCCGGCCAGCGAGCCGTCCGACTCCGTGACGAGAATCCGACCGATGCCCTCGCGCTGGAGCGTGTCGAGCGCCGTCGTCGCCTCGGTCTCGGGCGAGACGGTCACGAGATTGGTCGACATCACGTCCCGGACGGTCTCGCCGCTGCGCTCCTGAACGTCTTCGAGTACGCGGCCGAGGAGTGTGTCGTCGTCGAGGACTCCGAGAACGGAATCGAGGCGGCCGCGCGAGCGGGAACGTACGTCGTCGCCTACCGGATCGACGCCCACGGCGACATCGACCGCTCGCCGGCCGACGTCGTCGTCGATTCGCCGGTGGCGTTGCGCGAGCGAGTTCTGGACGCGGCTACGTGACGGTCGGCTACCGATCGATTCATAGCTCCGCTGTCACTACTGGCTCACACGTAACTCCCGGAGGAACGGTTGAAATAGCGGCCGTAACCGGGAAACGAAGTCTGTGAGCGCAAGGTTTAGTATGCGAGCATATAACTCACTCTACAATGACGCTCTTACCGGTCGACACCGACGTCCTGGAAGATGTGTGCCGGGACATCGCTCAAGACAACTACGGATTTATCTACGTCTCCGATCAGAAGGGGGAGATCAAGTCCGCCTACGAGAGCGCCGACGTGGGGCTTACGAACGCGAAGTCGCTGTCCGCAAGCGACATGCGCAAGGCGCTGACCGAGATGGCGGCAGACGAGTTCATCGACCTCGAACAGCTCCGGGACGGCGTCTTCTACGTCGACCCGTTCGGCGTCAAGGGGAACATGAACATCACTCGCGAGTTGACGAATCTGTTCGGCCAGCGGCTGGTCGTTACCGGCGAGACGCTTCGCTCGCGGTTCTCGCTCGCGATCGACGACATCGAATTCTTCGCGGACGAACTCGCCGATCGGGACTACGTTCGCCGAATCACGGCAGGCAAACGCGACTACTACACGATCGGCCCACAGCTCAAGGAACACGCCGACGACGTCGGACTCGACTCCCGTCTCGAGCGGGAGGCCTCGAACGGCAAGATCGCTCACAGCGACCTCGAGCGGGTCATCGACGTCGACGCGACGTCCGACGTGATCCGGTATCTCGACCGCGAAGGGTACATCGTCGACCTCGACGGGGAGTACCTCGTCCAGGAGGCGATCGACGAGTACGGTCGCTACCTCACAGAAGAGATCGATGAAGCGATCGAGGCGGAGTTCGAGGAGTCGAGTTACGTGCTCCGGACCGACGAGTTCGAGCAGGTCGTCGAGAACGAGATCGACGTCCGGTTCGACGTCCTCTCGAAGGCCCGTAGCGTCCGCCGAGAGATCCTCGAGGAAACCCGTTCGACGCTGGTCGAACGGCTCGGACTCGACGAGGGTCGGGAGATGATCGAGATGGTCGATCCGTTCGAGGACGTCGTCGAGGATCACGCCAGACGGATTCTCACCGATATGAAAGCAGAACAGGACCAGCTTCCGGGGACGCTGCCGGAGTGGGTCGAACTGGCCGAGGAACACTTCGAGGAGTTACAGGTCAGCAACGCCGAACCGGTCAACGAGCACGTTCGCGACGCGGTCCGAAGCCGGTACCGGAGTCTCGTCAACGACGAAGAGTTCGGCGGGATGGCGGAGTGAACACGGATACCAACCAGGTGTACTAATCAATGCCTCAAAAATACGAATTCGAACGGATCGAAAGCGACGGACGGGAGTACGTGATTGCCGACCCGGTCAACCAGACCGACGACCCGGTGCGTCTCGAGGCCGAGTGGGTCGAGGGCGACGACGTCGAAGGCGAGTGGGAACGAGCGGTCCGGGCGATCATCAAGACCGATCTGCTGGGATCGATGGAACTCAAGGAGGGCAACGGTCGGATCGACCGCCGGCAGGCGATCGAGACGCTGACCGAAGCCAGCGACGAGGAAGGCGACATCGTCACCAGCGACCAGCAGGCCGAAGCCCTGCTCGAGTTCTTCGCTCACGAGGACATCCTCGAGCTACAGGGCGGCGATGTCGTGATGCTTCGTAACCCGAGCGAGAACGCCGAGGAGGTAAACGGCCGGATGATCCTCAACTGGGCGGCCGCGATCGACGCCTGCGTCGAGAAGATCTCCGAGACGATCGACCGGGTCGACAGCGCGAAGGCGAAACTCGAGAACCGGATCGACGACCTCGACCAGGACTCGGGCAAGATCGACGAGCACCTGGAAGAGACGGCTCAGGAACTCAAGAGTCTGGGCGACGGTCCCGGCGTTCCGGAGGACCCCTCGACGCTCCCGAAAGACGAGCAGGAGCGGTTCCAGCAGCTCAAACGGAAGCTGATCTACCACAAGAAGATGAAGGAGGCGGACCAGGAGAACCTGGCCGACAAGGTCGAGAGCGGGACCGCCAGGCTCGCCGACAACATCGAGATGCTCGAGTCGGCCAAGACGACGCTTGCAAACAAACGCGAGCAGGTCCGGACCCAGGCGCTGAAGAAACAGACGTTCCCGGACGAGGCGATGAACATCGTCGACAACATGGGCGAACTCACGACCCAGCTCGCCGGCGTGGGTGGGTTCGAGGAAGAGCTAGAGAACACGGAGGACCACGAACTCGACTCGATAGCGGACGACATCCTCAACGACATCGGCTCCCTCGGCGAGACCGCCCAGCAGACGGCCGGCGAGGAGGTCGAAGAGACGGAAGCGGAGACGGAGACCAGCGGCCTCGAGATGTCGTAGGATGCGTGCCGATTCGTTGTTGCAGAGTGTCCGCCGGGTCGACGATCAGGGGGAGCGTCTCCTCTCGCTGCGGACGTTTTCGGGGCCCGAACCGTCGCGGCGGATCGACGTCGCGACGGCGACGCTCGGCGACCTCGCAGAACTGCTCCGGACTGGCGCTCCGTTTCCGCCGCGGGTGGGGGATACGACGATTAGACGGGCCGATTTCGACGCCTCTCCAGCCGGATCGTCGACGACAGCCGAAACCGATCGGGCGCGATCGACCGATCTCGTCCTCGGCGTCCTCGAGCACAGTTACGAGCGAGGCGGGGCGAGGATCGACGACTTCGAACCGGCACTCGCAGATCGGATCGCGGCCGACGACCGCCTCGAAACCGTCGGTTCGTGGGTGCTGGTGCCGCTCTCGTCGACCGCGCCGTACGCCCGAAACTGGTGGCCGGTCGTCGAGACGCTCCTCGACCGTCTCGAGGGCGTTCTCGAGGATTTCAGACGGGTTTCGCGGCGTGTCCGGGTCGCTGGAATCGATCACTCGCTCGCGACGGGCTGTGAGACGGTCGTCGATATGCTCGAGACGCTCTCGCTGGTCGTCAGGCGAGCCGACGCCGATTCCAGGTACGTCTCGAACCGGACGGACCAGCGTCAGGGGGAATTGCTAGCGACGATCGAGAACGCGACAGCGCAGCTACGAGGGAACGACGATGGATAATCTAACGCCAATACTGAAACGAGATCAGCCGACGTCCCGAATCAAGATCGGGGCAAAGAAAGTCGGACCGAACGCGGAGACCGTCGAAATACGCCACAACGGGAGGCGGGCCTTCTTCTACGTCGAACCGATCGAGGACTCGATCGTCGACGGGATCGGGAACAAGGTCCGGATGCACCAGAACGTCACGACGGTGTTCGGCGGAATCGACCGGGGCAAGGACTTTCTCGTCGATTCCGACGCGAGCAAGCGCGACGTCGTGGAGTGTTCGTCCGCGAAGATCCACACGAGCGAAATCTCGCCGGACGACCTCGCGCCGTTCCTCCGGGAGAACGACTACCTGTTGCATCCGATGGAAGAAGTCGTCCCGAAAGGCGACGACCTGGCGACGTTCGAGGTCGCCGCGATGGAGCCGACTGGATACAACACGCTCCGGGTAACCGAGGGGACGGAGTTCGAGTTCATCGACGCCGGCGAACTCCGGGAACTTCGCGCGACGCGGAACGCAGCAGGTCGCGGCGGCCCCGGTGCCGGTCCCGGTGAGGAGGGCGCGGACGAGGACGAGATCCAGGTCACTCTCGAGCCCAAGAAGCCGACCGTCAGCTTCGAAGAGGACGTCGCGGGGCTGCCGGAGGTCAAGCGGACGGCCGAAAACCTGCTTGCGCTGTTCGATCCCGACGTTCGCGACGAGGTGGTCGAACGCTACGGCGACGAGTTCGCCTCCCGCGGTAACAGCATGCTGCTGTACGGGCCGCCGGGCTGTGGGAAGACGCTCATCTCCGAAGCGATCGCTTACGAGGCCAAGTACAACTCGAACATCGAGGACAGCTACGGCGAGGTGAAGTTCTTAGAGATCAAGGGCAGTGACGTCCTCTCGAAGTACTCCGGCGAGTCCGAGAAACGCGTCGAGGCGATCTTCGAGAAGGCCCACGGGATCGCACAGGAGGGGTTTGCCGTCCTCTTTTTCGACGAGGTCGACACTCTCATCCCGGATCGCGGAGACGACTCGCTGCAGCGTCACGAGCGGTCACTGACCAACGCCTTCCTCCAGGAGATGAACGAGATCGAGGACAACCTGCTCGTGATCGGCGCGACGAACATGCCCTTCACCATCGATCCGGCCGCGACGAGACGGTTCCCGATCCAGCAGTTCATCCCCCAGCCCGACCGGGAGGTGATGGCCGGAGTCTGGCGCAAACACCTCTCCGAGATGAACGCCACCGAGGAGATCGACTACGAACGCCTCGGCGGTGCCTCGGAAGGGTACACGCCGGCCGAAATCGCCGACCGCGTGCTCGGCAGCGAACTCCAGCGGGAGTTCGTCGAGAGCGTCTACCAGCCCGACAGAGAGCCCATCGACCCCGATACGGACTACTTCCTCGAGCGACTCGAGGAGACCGATCCGAAGACGATCCGCCAGTACGTCGCCAGCGTCCGGACCCAGATCGACGACCTCGAGGGGTATCCGGAACTGCGCCGATACGTCGAGGATCAGGCCGACCGGCTGGGGATGCAACTGGGCAACGAGCCGTCGTCGCTCGAGCGGCTGCTCGCCGGCAGTGGGGCCGAGACGGACGAACCCGACGCTGCCGACGGCGACACCGACGGCGGCTTCGACTTCGGCGACGGTGACGGTGGCGACGACGGTAGCGGTGGAAACGGCAGTGACTGTAGCGACGACGGTGGTGGCGACGATGGCTGATCGCTACAGGCAGGTCGGCTCCTTCGAGAGCGGGCGCGTCGCGGCCGTCGGCGTCGGCGACGAGATAATCGCGATCGGTCTCGAGGACTGCGTCGAGGTCGTCGACGGAAGCCGTTCGGTCGAAATCGAC encodes:
- a CDS encoding inositol monophosphatase family protein; translation: MPTPALDAVETTAIEACKAGGTYLRDAYRSGNTTADAGEHDVKSSADTAAEERILAVIRDRFPDHPLEAEESGIHEGSGRYRWLVDPLDGTNNFEAGLPSFATGITVLDLKDDNDPEPVLGVVYAPVSDDLYVGRRGRGVRHDGQPVTADSDLEPAAATIVSVIGHDVKRDPEHAAVSAAINRSIEDRCKRRLESWSPTVHWGLLARGRLDGIVCYRPDREEQLLGELFSAESGLRTAAGDEWFVAAGNDAVFDAVREIALEHA
- a CDS encoding xenobiotic acyltransferase family protein — translated: MTLETLLHRSLSVLGYPTAAHELVNRYSESTRLDVDPTARISVGCLLRGAVDLGPYVRLSRGCVVGGDVSIGRRTNLEPDCDVVGDVEFGNYCAIARESTFQQTNHKTTQPSQQMKLYSEVLDSELPPTDDGPITVGNDVWIGAGTTVLTGVTIGDGAIVGAGSVVTGDVEPYSVVAGVPAEHIKWRFPEAVRERLLELEWWEWDEETILEHREFFERELSDLDADDLDAIGPIEETVESEQQPAVTSPPMAEDD
- a CDS encoding DJ-1/PfpI family protein; this translates as MSETTAEIVLFDGFDELDAIGPYEVLENGAELGADLETRLVTLEGDTDEDGLVTASHGLRVEPEGTLGEPDLLVVPGGGWTTEGGVRAVVEDGSIPAAVDECYTAGATVASVCTGGMILSEAGLLEGRPAATHHVAVDDLADTDANVVDERVVDDGDVLTAGGVTSGIDLALWILEREFGEDVADAVSERMVHERRGEVFG
- a CDS encoding HAD family hydrolase — encoded protein: MSAVLFDMDGVLVDSEDYWVQFEREEILPAAVPDDDVDLAELSGMNYRDIYDYLEAEYGTAITREEFVERFTEAAEEIYTERVALLDGTRDLLERLDERDVPTAVVSSSPHDWIGMVLERFDLEDEFDHVISADDIEAASKPAPDVFEYAAGEVGVPAEECVVVEDSENGIEAAARAGTYVVAYRIDAHGDIDRSPADAVVDAPDGIRETILKLTD
- a CDS encoding CBS domain-containing protein, producing the protein MSTNLVTVSPETEATTALDTLQREGIGRILVTESDGSLAGLISRADLMTILEIDPIRDRPGTFDRRLIRWGCPSGGRTRATRTSTSLKRNWNGI
- a CDS encoding ATP-binding protein; amino-acid sequence: MDNLTPILKRDQPTSRIKIGAKKVGPNAETVEIRHNGRRAFFYVEPIEDSIVDGIGNKVRMHQNVTTVFGGIDRGKDFLVDSDASKRDVVECSSAKIHTSEISPDDLAPFLRENDYLLHPMEEVVPKGDDLATFEVAAMEPTGYNTLRVTEGTEFEFIDAGELRELRATRNAAGRGGPGAGPGEEGADEDEIQVTLEPKKPTVSFEEDVAGLPEVKRTAENLLALFDPDVRDEVVERYGDEFASRGNSMLLYGPPGCGKTLISEAIAYEAKYNSNIEDSYGEVKFLEIKGSDVLSKYSGESEKRVEAIFEKAHGIAQEGFAVLFFDEVDTLIPDRGDDSLQRHERSLTNAFLQEMNEIEDNLLVIGATNMPFTIDPAATRRFPIQQFIPQPDREVMAGVWRKHLSEMNATEEIDYERLGGASEGYTPAEIADRVLGSELQREFVESVYQPDREPIDPDTDYFLERLEETDPKTIRQYVASVRTQIDDLEGYPELRRYVEDQADRLGMQLGNEPSSLERLLAGSGAETDEPDAADGDTDGGFDFGDGDGGDDGSGGNGSDCSDDGGGDDG